DNA from Pelodiscus sinensis isolate JC-2024 chromosome 1, ASM4963464v1, whole genome shotgun sequence:
GGTGCCCCCACCCCACTCATTAACtcagcagctcccatttgctAGGGATTCTCAGATTACCAGCACCCTCTAGATGGGACCTTCCACgttgggactgtgtgtgtgtgtccatgagcATCCATGTGTGTGCACCCTAGCATAGTGCGTTGGTTTAGATTCCTCCTGTAGAACACTCTCAGACCACGGCCCATGGATAGAACCTTCCTGCTCAGAAATGTGTGCGCGTCTCTGCATTCCTCTACCTTCCTGTGCAGAGGTCAGGGTGTTTGTGTGTCCAGGTGTCTGTGTATGGTTACTGACTTTACCTAGAGTGGGAGAGGCACACATTCAAATCCCTGTTCTACTGAGGGTTTATTTGTTTAAGATAGAATAGTCCCAGCCAGACACACCACTCCTGTGGGAGACCTGTGTGTATGCCCTATGCCCATTCTCCCAATCAGGTAAAGCAGAGAGTTTGGATCTGGTTCTCCCACGTCCCTCTTGGAACTGTCAGGAGAATACGCTGCCCTGTGCAAGGCACCTCACTCCAGGAGAGGGCTCACAGCTGGCAATTGTAAGTGGAAAGAGGCACCTCTCTCCAGCCCATCAGCCAGTACCCTAGAGGTCCCAATCCATGGGAGTTAGCGGTTTATTGAAAATATTCAGGATTTGGAGCCTAGAGAAGCTAAGGAGCTGGAGAGATTCAAGACGGAGTAGAATGGTCCCATCTGTGGCCTGACGGCCTCTGTGTTGTTCCAGAGAATGAAAGTTTCAGGAAAAGAGAACATCAAATGAGAGTAGTTGGgtccctccttccagatgatgtcatGATACCCTCTCGTACCGAGGATACGTACAGGGGATCTGCTCATTACAAACATGAATAGCTCAGTTTGCAATGGCTGGGAGAACTGTAGGGTGACTtgcctgcagggtgggagggctgCAGttctcttgagacatctagacAGACGTACGTGTAGTGCGGGGGAGGAGCCGGAGGTCATGGCCCATGTCGCTACAAAGGCAAGTTCCTGCAGAGGTGAGCAACTTAAGGGTGCTGCCAGTGAAACATGAAGAAAACATTTCTAAGGACGAGGGGATCAATTTCCATGAGTGGGACAAAGGTGTCCGTGACAGGCCAGGGCAGCTGCTCTCAGCAAATGAAAGCCACAGCCCAAAGTAGGAAAAGGGCTGATGGGAGCACGGCAGAGGGGCTCTTGTGAGACTGATACCCCGTACCTCTCTGTATCCATAGTGAAAGAACAGAATCTGGACATTGTATGTGAAGAAAGCGGAagtttattacacacagcgcTGGGTGGAGTGTCAGTGAACACTGCCACACAATAGCTTACAACTCATTATATAAGATGCTCAATGGGCAGATCAAAGTGAAAGGGGGAGGAGTAAGATCCTGTACCCCTGGATAGGTGCTAATaagaggaagggtatgtctacactaccatcctagttcgaactagggtggttaatgtagccaatcgaagttgcaaatgaagcccgggatttaaatttcccgggcttcatttgcatcctgccaggcactgccatttttaaatgtccactagtgcggactccgtgcccgcggctacacgcgacatggactaggtagttcggactaggcttcctattccgaactaccgttactcctcgtttcactagcggacatttaaaaatggcggcacccagcaagatgcaaatgaagcccaggaaattcaaatcccgggcttcatttgcaactccggttgcctacattaaccaccctagttcgaactagggcggtagtgtagacataccctaatagtatAAAGTTACATAGTGTTTCCATTTAAACAAAGCAGAGATCAGCTTCAAGAAGATATCTGTCCAGGACGTGGTCTATCTGGGGATTGAAGTAGAGACATTAAGAGTACTTGAAAATGGCTGTTGTCCTTACACCACACTGAATGtgtcttgtcctgtctcccatcctGGGTGATGGTTTTCCTTCGATGGGCTAgactggtggggagggagaatccCCTCGTGTGTTGTGTTTATGTGCCAGTCCCAGACTATTTAGTTtggggttcttaacagaatatcatagcctgcctcagtAATTTTCATCCTACAATAGACACCAGCGATGTGATAAAGAACAGAGAAGGTGGGAGTCCAATCCGCACACTGTGGTCTCTCACAACACCCTGCATTATCGTTTTCTGCTCCCCAACTTCAACAACACACAGGGCCCTGCTACAACATTGGACTTTTCTTTAGACCAAGGCTCATAGGCAGCACAGAGCAGCATGTCCTGAGCAGACCAAAATCGTTGGAcaaataaaatcatgagtggtgtggagagggctgataaagaaaagttatttattagttcccataatagaagaactagaggacaccaaatgaaattaatggggagcaggtttaaaactaataaaagaaagttcttcttcacacagtgtgtagtcaacctgtggaactccttgccagaggaggcggtgaaggctaggactataatagagtttaaagagaagctggataaattcatggaggttaggtccataaaaggctattagccaggggataaaatggtgtccttggcctctgtttgtcagaggctgaagagggatggcaggagacaaattgcttgatcattgtcttcagtccaccctctctggggcacctggtgctggccactgtcggtagacaggatactgggctagatggacctttggtctgacccagtacggtcgttcttatgttcaaatCCGAACCCATATGAAAGGGGACAGACCTCTCCCATTGGCCTGGAGTTAAGCAGGGACAGGGAAATAGAACACAGGGGTAACGCTAAGACACCAGATGGAGAACATCCCCGAGATCTATCGGGGGGCACTGCCCTCTAGCCTTGGAGATGGCATTGCGATTGGTTGTGCTTTCATTCATATTGTCGTGGATTCTAAAGAGAACGGGATGAGATACTAAATGTAGAATGTGTTTTTACCAATTCCTTATTTTTATGGCCCATGCTGTTGCATTAGGACAGTAATATGGGGCCCGGATGTGCTGGCTGCAGAATTTTATCCAGTGGGGTGTGAAGGGACTCTGGGGACAGGCCAaaccagaggggccagagaagcatccagggagctggaggcagagcagcagcaggactgtggcTGTGGTTTGTCGGTGTCTCAAGCAGGCTGTATGGATACCCTGTAACCATAGGGCAGGGTGACGTgttctccttttccttttcctgtttttccttcactttcgtcttcctctttcttccagTGAATTTGCTTTGCCCTgcatgggaggggcagtggggaagAGGGATCCAGAGTCGCGATGCCCTTGTCCTAATTGACCAGGATCAGGGTTGAGTCCCACAGGAACCCTGGGCCCAGCCTGGTTGGGGGAATGTGGACCCTGCCATGCAAAACACAGGAAGGGGAGCCCTTAAGGCCATCCAGGCTGCTGGGTAAATGGAGGGGGAGTGAGGTCTCTGACCCTTTGGAGAGCCAGATCCATCAGGCTCCCGTATGCCCAAGGAAAGCTCTCCACCGTGCGACTGCCTGCCCCCTGGGCCTGACTGAGGCTTTGTCCGTCCCATGCCCCCACGAGCCTCACgggtgggagagagctctcctgctgTCCTAATATCACACCGCCAACCCGCCTCTCCTGCTTCCATTGCTCAGCCCGCACAGGCCCTTTGCTTGTCCTGGGGGTGGGTTTTCCACACCCTAACAGGCaacattttgttgacaaaagggaGGTGCAGACAAAAtctgcactgcatgctgggaaagCCAGCCACAGCCTCCAGTCCTGCACAGTTTAAGACAGCAATTTTCTAACCATCTCCCTCACCaaacccagctgcttccaggctcAAACTTCTTTCTCACGAAACCCAGCCTCAAAGCTCAGTCAGAATCTCTGCTCGGAGTTGGCTGCATTACCAGAGAGTCCCTTTTGGCAGGGccctctggctggctggctgcctccagccctcaTGTGGCTCCATTTCAGCGCCACAGGGGATCCTTCGGGACAAAACATGTTAAGAGAGGCACAATACAAGGGAAATTCAGAGTCTGTGACCCAGACTTTCCTTAGGCCCTACTGAGGGAAAACTCCCCTTGGAGCAAGAACTGAGGAAAAGGACCTCATAAGCCAACTGTGGAATAATTcacagagcctggcacctcctccTCTTGCATGTGAGGCCCCTAGGTGCTGTTACTCCCCATCTATGTGTTCTGATGTATGGAGGCGGTAGGGATCCTCACTGAACAGTTatcacttaaaacaaaaatgggCAAGACGTCTTGTTTCCTACTTGTCGATTGTTTGGCTGAAATGTTATGGAGGAATCTGTCAACAAGCAGGTCAGCCAGAGACAGAGACGAGGGAATGGAAAATTGCAGTCTAAATATTTAAAGTGTGGCAAACCTATAAGCAATTGTAAACGAGTGTCCTTACAAAGGCGTGAGGCGGCCTTCAGTAAATTCTGTTCCTCCAGCAACCCCTCAACGACCAATCCATTTGTTAATCTCATTCCCCTTAGCTCTTTGCTCTTATTATAtctgtggcaaggagtttcaccGGCCAATGAGGGATTAGGCCAACAATTGTCTTTTCACCGtgttattttttttctgaccTTCCACCTAACGGAAGAACGTTCCCTTGTTGGCGTGTGGTGAGACACAGGAAATATAAAAACCGGATTCTATTTTCTTTATTGATTGATTCATGGGATTGAAGGGGAAAAGGAGACATTAGACCATCCAGTCAGACCCCCTTCAGAACACTCACCATTGATTTTAGCCAGGTACCCCTGTAAAAATGAGCTGCGTGATTGGACACAGCGCTTCAGCCGAGGCCTACCCAGTGTGACTCTGAGCAGTGGTGTCCCCAGCTGTGACCTGCATGGCTGGCAGCTATAAATTCaacccaaactgcattttcttttTCTGGCCATCAGCTAAAAATCCACGCTGCCCCGCCCCTCGAGAGGTGCAGCTGTACTGGCTACCCCCTGGACAGGCAACACGAAGTTAATGGAAGAATCCTTTAACCCACTTAGCCATCATcccgggggggtggggtgagTCTACCCACACTGAGGGGAGCCCTGCAGTCAGTGTGGGTTGTATTTCCACTGAAGGGCTAAAGCCGAGCCGCTGCACCTCACACGTCTAGTCGAGGCCTCAGGCAGACACATCCTGTCTCGGTTTGAAGAGATGGGGAGCTGAAGCATCCCCCTTTGGTTGTGTGTCCCAGTGGCTACTCACCTTCAGGGCTAAACCTTCGGCCCTTATTTCCCTCAGGAATGTGTCCGACTTCAGCTTTCAGTCCACAGCCCTCACTCAGGTATTCTCTGTGCATCACAGAGCCCGTGAGGGCCCCTGGGTCTCTCCCATTGAAATTCTCGGCTTGGTCACCAGTTAAGTCTCTCTCAGCCTGCCATTGTCTTCCACCTCTGATCGGTTTTGTGGCTCTTTTATGCAGCCACCCCAATATTTCCATATCCTTTGTGAAATGTGGCACCCGGGCCTGGATGCTGGACTTCGTCCGTTCCTCCAGTGCCATGTGCAGAGGTAAAAGGATTTGGGGAGCAGGGCTCATGCCAAGGCAATGTTTTCATAGAGTAAAATTCATCATTATTGTCCCAAAACCAGGGCGGCAGGTCCCACCTCAAACGAGGGCTCTTTACGAGGCCAGCCCAGGATCCTGAGGTGAACACTCTGCCAATATCCTCCAGAGCAggcgcaacctctcccagcttggtatcatctgcaaacttaataagcgtagtttctataccaatatctaaattgttgatgaagatattgaacagagccagtcccaaagcagacccctgcagaaccccactagttatacctttccagcaggattggaaccattaataactgctctctgagtacggttatccagccagttatacacccaccttatagtagcccaatcTAAGTTGTATTGGCCTAGTtgattgataagaatatcatgcgagaccgtatcaaatgccttactaaagtctatgtataccacaaccactgcttctcccttatccacaagactcattatcctatcaaagaaagctatcagattggtttgacatgaattgttctttacaaatccatgctggctgttccctatcaccttaccacctgcAAGTGTTTGCAGCTGATTTCcgtaattacctgctccattattttccctggcacagatgttaaactaactggtctgtagtttcctgggttgttcttatttccctttttatagatgggcactagatgattttgttagtttttttgtTAGATTTTGCTAgacactagatttgcccttttccagtcttcttgtCTCccctgattttccaaagatgatagctagaggctcagcaTTGGAAGCCAGCTCCTGGACCCATGTCAGATTCTAACACAAccaacttcaccaacccctccaccttcatcctgctgggcatccctggcctggaggcggcccatgtctggatctccatccccttctgtatCATGTACATTGCAGCCCTCTTGGGGAACCTCACCATCCTTTACATTGTAAAGAGGGAGctgagcctccatgagcccatgtactatttcttCTGCATTCTGCTTCTCACTGACCTGCTCCTGTCCTCGACCATTATTCCCAAAACattgagcatcttctggttcaattctagACAGATTGATTTTGGTGCTTGCTTCACCCAGCTGTACCTTATTCACTGCTTTTTAGTGATAGAGTCTGGGACCTTTGTGGCCATGACTTTAGATGGCTACATGGCCATCTgcgatcccctgagacattccactaTCCTCACAAATTCCACTGTTGCCAAGATCTGTCTGGCCGTGGTGCTGCGCGGCTTCATGATCATACTTCCCATTCCCATCATGGGGAGTCTGTGGCCACactgcagaaccaacatcatcccccactCGTACTGCAAGCAATTTtctgtggtgtccctggcctgtgccGACATCCGCCCCAGTAGTTACTACAGCGTCTGTGTGACATTCAttgtgcccagtgtggatgggGTTTTAATAGTCgtgtcctacacccagatcctcagggccatcttccaaCTGCCCACAAAGGATGCTCGGATTAAGGCATTTGGGACCTGTGGGTCTCATCTCTGCCCCCTCTCAGCATTGTACATCCCGGACCTCTTTGTCTCCCTCATTTAGAGGGTTGGTTCTTCTGTGCCCCTGCCTGTGCTCATCCTCATGGCCAATGTGTGCCTCCTGGTGCCCCCTACGCCacaccccatcatctatggggtgaggacaAAGCAAATCTGGGACAGGCTGCTGGGGTTAGTTACTCAGAAAAGGGCCTAATAATCACTCCCAGTGCTCAGACTCTCTGTGGTTCCTCTGATCAACTGTATATCCAAACTCattaaggatgcatctacacagcaccctaaactcaaaataagagatgcaatttccGCTATGCAAACTGGGTATCTTATTCagaatcaatttcaaaatagcttattttgaaatttggcacatctacacagcaccaatttTCGAAATTCggcgctatttcgagccatccctcaTCCTCtatgcaatgaggtttattgatatggcaaaatagtgcacccattattttgaaaaatatttcaatataacgggtggcttgtgtacTATGGGGCAggaatgtagatgtaccctaaagaaTGAAATTGGGTTTATTTGACAAGCCCTGGGGTCCAAAATCCATGCTGTTGACTGGCATTAATAtttctagatttttaaaatgaatcttATGCCAGCATTTCCACtgtttaaaatcttttttaacttcctttttttccccctgtgaaTGCATTTTTGGTGCTTCATTGTGTCGTTTCCATTCCAGTTGTGAACTACGCTTCATCTGGAACACTTGAGTTCGTGACTCTACTGTTCCACTGTGACTGGAAACTATTTCAATGCCTCACTTGATAACAGAACCTCCTACTGCTTCTtcccaaacacaaaacaaaatgttttcttgaATTCATCTACAGGCCGTCCTCTCTATAAGTCTAAGATATGTTCCAGAAAACGTGGACTTATAGCAATATGACTTAaagagggaatttttttcccatggctgacttccatttgcgcaaattgggtttgggatttttttcttgcGTAACTTAAGAGAAGGGAATaagaggacttataacacatccgTTTCTAAATTTCTTTTTTTTACCTCCAGGAAATGGCCCAAAAAGTCTCCAGAATTTCTTTTGTTCTTAACATACTAAATTGTTTTCCTAGGCCTGGCAGGAATGGATTTTCCCCAATGCCTTTAACTCCACTTACCAGTTTTCAAAACTCCTGATCATACTACTTATTGTCTCTTCTCCTATTTCTTATACATCCCTCCCACGTCTGCCAATGGCTTTCTTCATTTTACCACAGATTTAAAGCCAATGTTCTCCATGTTCTTGTCTGTGGAAATGTGGCTTTTAGGCAGCTCGTAAATTTTTCTTTTAGAACTCCTGAATTTCAATCTCATTTTTCTGTGTAACTTTCTCCTCCCCATAAGTTTAGCTAAGAATTGCCCCAGCTTTGGGGAATCAGCCCCTTTGAATAATTAAGAGTTTATATAGACATGACTGGATGCAAATTGTTCCCAGATTggcaattaggctgtgtctacattggcacccctttccggaaaagggatgctaatgagacacttcggaattgcaaatctgcgggggatttaaatatcccctgcggcatttgcatttacatggctgccgcttttttacggcttggggttatgccggagaaaagcgccagtctagacgtgattttccagaaaataagcccttttccggaagatcctttattactcccttgaaagtaggaataagagatcctccggaaaagggctttattctggaggatcg
Protein-coding regions in this window:
- the LOC142831051 gene encoding olfactory receptor 52M1-like, which produces MYIAALLGNLTILYIVKRELSLHEPMYYFFCILLLTDLLLSSTIIPKTLSIFWFNSRQIDFGACFTQLYLIHCFLVIESGTFVAMTLDGYMAICDPLRHSTILTNSTVAKICLAVVLRGFMIILPIPIMGSLWPHCRTNIIPHSYCKQFSVVSLACADIRPSSYYSVCVTFIVPSVDGVLIVVSYTQILRAIFQLPTKDARIKAFGTCGSHLCPLSALYIPDLFVSLI